The Kiloniellales bacterium genome contains a region encoding:
- a CDS encoding GFA family protein: MSFTGGCLCGAVRYQGREQRGGGHCHCIDCRKTSGTGHGSHMIVPEAAFSISGELRFFDAPADSGNMVSRGFCPTCGSAIYSRNSAVPGLVFVRASSLDDPEVFRPQLVVYAKRGPSWDRMDPALPSFEEMPPPEEMPDMAE, encoded by the coding sequence ATGAGCTTCACCGGCGGATGCCTCTGCGGCGCAGTGCGCTATCAAGGCCGGGAGCAGCGGGGCGGCGGCCACTGCCACTGCATCGACTGCCGCAAGACCAGCGGGACCGGCCACGGCTCGCACATGATCGTGCCCGAAGCCGCGTTCTCTATCAGCGGCGAGCTCCGCTTCTTCGACGCCCCGGCCGACAGCGGCAACATGGTCAGCCGCGGCTTCTGCCCGACCTGCGGCTCGGCCATCTACTCCCGAAACAGCGCCGTGCCGGGCCTGGTCTTCGTGCGCGCCTCGAGCCTCGACGACCCGGAGGTCTTCCGACCGCAGCTGGTCGTCTATGCCAAGCGGGGCCCTTCCTGGGACCGCATGGACCCCGCCCTGCCCAGCTTCGAGGAAATGCCACCCCCGGAGGAGATGCCCGACATGGCGGAGTGA
- a CDS encoding RNA polymerase sigma factor, whose product MSGPDWLSALLASARPRVVGALARRFRDLDKAEEGYQTACLRALARWPEKGRPRDPVAWLILVGRNAVIDELRRESRHAPLEDEPPEAPGGDGETAAIERLESEGYRDDILRLLFICCRPELPRTDQLALALKVVAGLSVQEIARAFLVKPKAMEQRLTRAKRRVAAAGISFETPSVAERAQRLSAVSTLLYLMFNEGYASAGKGAHLRIALCEDAIRLQRLLLRLFPGQSEVMGLLALCLFQHARARARLDAGGRIVLLEDQDRGLWDPSPIAEGRVLIEKALLKGRPGPYQIQAAIAGVHCAAATPQATDWAEIERLYRALERAQPSPVVTLNRAVAVAKLEGPAAALALTAPLAGALDGYLYFHGARAAWLEELGRAPEAAEAYGRALALCTTPAETAHLRERLEALEEKSATLSD is encoded by the coding sequence ATGAGCGGGCCCGACTGGCTGAGCGCGCTCCTCGCGAGCGCGCGGCCGCGGGTCGTCGGCGCCCTGGCGCGCCGCTTCCGCGACCTCGACAAGGCCGAGGAGGGCTACCAGACCGCCTGCCTGCGCGCCCTGGCGCGCTGGCCCGAGAAAGGCCGGCCGCGGGACCCGGTGGCCTGGCTGATCCTGGTCGGCCGCAACGCCGTCATCGACGAGCTGCGGCGCGAAAGCCGCCACGCGCCGCTGGAGGACGAGCCGCCGGAGGCGCCGGGCGGCGACGGCGAGACCGCGGCGATCGAGCGCCTGGAGTCCGAGGGCTACCGCGACGACATCCTACGGCTGCTGTTCATCTGCTGCCGGCCGGAGCTGCCGAGGACGGACCAGCTCGCCCTGGCGCTCAAGGTGGTGGCCGGGCTTTCGGTCCAGGAGATCGCCCGGGCCTTCCTGGTCAAGCCCAAGGCCATGGAGCAGCGCCTGACCCGGGCCAAGCGCAGGGTCGCCGCGGCAGGGATCTCCTTCGAGACGCCCTCGGTGGCGGAGCGCGCGCAGCGCCTGTCCGCGGTCTCGACCCTGCTCTACCTGATGTTCAACGAAGGCTACGCCTCGGCCGGCAAGGGCGCCCACCTGAGGATCGCGCTCTGCGAGGATGCGATCCGTCTGCAGCGGCTGCTGCTCCGGCTCTTTCCGGGCCAGAGCGAGGTCATGGGGCTGCTGGCGCTCTGCCTCTTCCAGCACGCCCGGGCCAGGGCGCGGCTCGACGCCGGGGGCCGGATCGTGCTGCTCGAGGACCAGGACCGCGGCCTCTGGGACCCTTCCCCGATCGCCGAGGGCCGGGTGCTGATCGAGAAGGCCCTGCTGAAGGGCCGCCCCGGGCCCTACCAGATCCAGGCCGCCATCGCCGGCGTCCACTGCGCCGCCGCGACCCCGCAGGCGACCGACTGGGCCGAGATCGAGCGGCTCTACCGGGCCCTGGAGCGGGCCCAGCCCTCGCCGGTCGTGACCCTGAACCGGGCGGTCGCTGTCGCCAAGCTGGAGGGCCCGGCGGCGGCCCTGGCCCTGACCGCACCGCTGGCCGGCGCGCTGGACGGCTATCTCTACTTCCACGGCGCGCGGGCCGCCTGGCTCGAAGAGTTGGGCCGAGCGCCCGAGGCCGCCGAGGCGTACGGGCGGGCGCTGGCACTCTGTACGACGCCGGCCGAGACCGCGCATTTGCGCGAACGCCTGGAGGCCCTGGAAGAGAAATCCGCGACCCTGTCGGATTAG
- a CDS encoding glutathione S-transferase family protein, producing MPPLTLVSYHLCPYAQRAAITLMEKGVPFDRMMVDLGDKPAWFQRISPRGKVPLLRVPRPDGGETVIFESSVICEYIEETRPGPKLHPQDPLERARHRAWVEFASAILGDIWGLETVRDPELFETKRRAVAEKFTWLEPELSEGPYFAGLAFSLVDAAFAPVFRYFDVFDSIADLAVLAEVPKVRAWRAALAQRASVRAAVDDDYGTRLAAFLKRHDAHLLKLAA from the coding sequence ATGCCGCCCTTGACCCTGGTCAGCTACCACCTCTGCCCCTATGCCCAGCGGGCCGCGATTACGCTGATGGAGAAAGGAGTCCCCTTCGATCGGATGATGGTCGATCTCGGCGACAAGCCCGCGTGGTTCCAGAGGATCTCGCCGCGCGGCAAGGTGCCGCTGCTACGCGTCCCCAGGCCCGACGGGGGCGAGACGGTGATCTTCGAGAGCAGCGTGATCTGCGAGTACATCGAGGAGACCCGGCCCGGGCCGAAGCTGCACCCGCAGGATCCTCTGGAACGGGCGCGGCACCGCGCCTGGGTCGAGTTCGCCTCGGCGATCCTCGGCGATATCTGGGGCCTGGAGACCGTCCGCGACCCGGAGCTTTTCGAGACCAAGCGCCGCGCGGTGGCCGAGAAGTTCACCTGGCTGGAGCCCGAGCTGAGCGAGGGGCCCTACTTCGCCGGCCTGGCCTTCAGCCTGGTCGACGCGGCCTTCGCGCCGGTGTTCCGCTATTTCGACGTCTTCGACAGCATCGCCGACCTGGCGGTGCTGGCCGAGGTGCCGAAGGTCCGGGCCTGGCGCGCGGCGCTGGCGCAGCGGGCCAGCGTGCGCGCCGCCGTCGACGACGACTACGGCACCCGCCTGGCCGCCTTTCTGAAGCGTCACGACGCGCATCTTCTCAAGTTGGCGGCGTGA
- a CDS encoding LysR substrate-binding domain-containing protein has translation MRVTTTDTLIELLTPLLVDFRGEHPGITLELATSNDFFTLTRRDADVAIRPAVSAPEELVARRIAGIAFAPFAAPAYLESRGAREAEAEELEALDWLGPDDSLAHLGLARWLRARVPAERIVFRASSLLALREAARAGLGVAPLPCYLAATAPELRRVAPPLPEMASALWLITHPDLRRSARVRAFLDFMGARLTTLRGRLEAAPS, from the coding sequence GTGCGGGTCACCACGACCGATACCCTGATTGAGCTCCTGACCCCGCTGCTGGTGGATTTCCGCGGCGAGCATCCTGGGATCACGCTGGAGCTCGCGACCTCCAACGACTTCTTCACCCTGACCCGGCGCGACGCCGACGTCGCGATCCGCCCCGCGGTCAGCGCGCCCGAGGAGCTGGTGGCGCGGCGGATCGCCGGGATCGCCTTCGCGCCCTTCGCTGCGCCGGCCTACCTGGAATCTCGGGGCGCCCGCGAAGCGGAAGCCGAGGAACTGGAGGCTCTGGACTGGCTCGGCCCCGACGACAGCCTGGCGCACCTGGGCCTGGCCCGCTGGCTGCGCGCCCGGGTGCCGGCGGAGCGCATCGTGTTCCGCGCCAGCTCGCTCCTGGCCCTGCGCGAGGCGGCCCGGGCCGGCCTCGGGGTTGCGCCGCTGCCCTGCTACCTGGCCGCGACGGCGCCCGAATTGCGGCGCGTCGCCCCGCCGCTCCCCGAGATGGCCTCCGCCCTCTGGCTGATCACCCACCCGGACCTGCGCCGCAGCGCCCGGGTGCGGGCCTTTCTCGACTTCATGGGCGCGCGTCTGACGACCCTGCGGGGCCGCCTCGAGGCCGCTCCGTCCTGA
- a CDS encoding YciI family protein, protein MLYSILIYGAETLVESFSEAEEEATLEKHRSLQARLTEAGKLGPFARLMHTTAAVTIRSETGEPVVLDGPFAETKEQLLGLYLIDCESLEDAVEVAKQLPVEVGALEIRPVHFYGPGVLPQTPFEAAPYP, encoded by the coding sequence ATGCTCTATTCCATCCTGATCTACGGGGCCGAGACCCTGGTCGAATCCTTCTCGGAAGCGGAGGAGGAGGCGACCCTGGAGAAGCACCGCAGCCTGCAGGCGCGCCTGACCGAGGCCGGCAAGCTGGGACCCTTCGCCCGGCTGATGCACACCACGGCGGCGGTGACCATCCGCTCGGAGACCGGCGAGCCGGTCGTCCTGGACGGGCCCTTCGCCGAGACCAAGGAACAGCTGCTCGGGCTCTATCTGATCGACTGCGAGAGCCTGGAGGACGCGGTCGAGGTCGCGAAGCAGCTGCCGGTGGAGGTCGGCGCCCTGGAGATCCGGCCGGTGCACTTCTACGGACCGGGCGTGCTGCCGCAGACGCCCTTCGAGGCCGCCCCCTACCCATGA
- a CDS encoding VOC family protein: protein MSDNPMATHGAPSWIEHHGQDGPAARAFYEKVLGWTIAELPMKDGSTYHGILLGETPVGGFSSAPSEQGGWISYITVDNVDARFEAALKAGATALQEPFSVPGVGRIASFRDPAGAALALITYESQQG from the coding sequence ATGAGCGATAACCCCATGGCGACCCACGGCGCGCCGAGCTGGATCGAGCACCACGGCCAGGACGGCCCGGCGGCACGGGCCTTCTACGAGAAGGTCCTGGGCTGGACCATCGCCGAGCTGCCGATGAAGGACGGCAGCACCTATCACGGCATCCTGCTCGGCGAAACCCCAGTCGGCGGCTTTTCGAGCGCGCCCTCGGAACAAGGCGGCTGGATCAGCTACATCACGGTCGACAACGTCGACGCTCGCTTCGAGGCGGCCCTGAAGGCCGGCGCGACGGCGCTGCAAGAGCCCTTCTCGGTGCCGGGCGTCGGCCGCATCGCCAGCTTCCGCGATCCCGCCGGCGCCGCCCTGGCGCTGATCACCTACGAGTCCCAGCAGGGCTGA
- a CDS encoding SMP-30/gluconolactonase/LRE family protein: MADSDFEILDERLRRCVKVSARLDHLWEGGRWTEGPAYFPASRSLIFSDIPNDRMLRWDETTGTVGVFRGGEGRYTNGNTVDRQGRLVSCEHGGRRVTRTEHDGRITVLAERFEGKRFNSPNDVVVKSDGSIWFTDPAYGIDSNYEGFQADSEIGGDHVYRLDPETGACRIVADDFVRPNGLAFSPDERVLYIVDSGGTRFSSGERHIRVFEVADDGTLSGGAVFATCSAGVFDGFRLDDAGRIWTSAADGVHCLEPDGTLIGKVLVPEQVSNLCFGGPKRNRLFITATTSLYAILLPVNGLKTF, encoded by the coding sequence ATGGCCGACAGCGATTTCGAGATCCTCGACGAGCGCTTAAGGCGCTGCGTGAAGGTCAGCGCCCGGCTCGACCACCTTTGGGAGGGCGGCCGCTGGACCGAGGGCCCGGCCTACTTTCCGGCGAGCCGCTCGCTGATCTTCAGCGATATTCCCAACGACCGCATGCTGCGCTGGGACGAGACGACCGGCACGGTCGGGGTCTTCCGCGGCGGCGAAGGCCGCTACACCAACGGCAACACGGTCGACCGCCAAGGCCGCCTGGTCAGCTGCGAGCACGGCGGCCGGCGGGTTACCCGGACCGAGCACGACGGCCGGATCACCGTCCTCGCCGAGCGCTTCGAGGGCAAACGCTTCAACAGCCCCAACGACGTCGTGGTCAAGTCCGACGGCTCGATCTGGTTCACCGATCCGGCCTACGGGATCGATTCCAACTACGAGGGCTTCCAGGCGGACTCCGAGATCGGCGGCGACCACGTCTACCGGCTCGATCCCGAGACCGGCGCCTGCCGGATCGTCGCCGACGACTTCGTCCGGCCCAACGGCCTGGCCTTCTCGCCGGACGAGCGCGTGCTCTACATCGTCGATTCCGGCGGCACCCGCTTTTCCAGCGGCGAACGGCACATCCGGGTCTTCGAAGTCGCCGACGACGGGACGCTCTCCGGCGGCGCGGTCTTCGCGACCTGCAGCGCCGGCGTCTTCGACGGCTTCCGCCTGGACGACGCGGGGCGGATCTGGACCAGCGCGGCCGACGGCGTGCATTGCCTGGAGCCGGACGGCACCCTGATCGGCAAGGTCCTCGTGCCCGAGCAAGTCTCCAACCTCTGCTTCGGCGGCCCGAAGCGCAACCGCCTCTTCATCACCGCCACGACCTCGCTCTACGCGATCCTGCTTCCGGTCAACGGCCTGAAGACCTTCTGA